The following are encoded together in the Pseudodesulfovibrio indicus genome:
- a CDS encoding amino acid ABC transporter ATP-binding protein, translating into MIDVQHIYKTFFVPHEVQALHDVSYHVNPGEVVVVIGPSGSGKSTFLRCLNRLEKADSGHIMIDGVDVLNPKTNINKVRMEVGMVFQSFNLFPHLTVLENVTVGQTSVRKRGRKESAETAMTLLNKVGIHAKADNYPGQLSGGQQQRVAIARALAMNPKVMLFDEPTSALDPEMVGEVLDVMKTLAREGMTMVVVTHEMGFAREVADQVVFMDEGKIVEVGTPEHFFTNPQNDRTKLFLSQIL; encoded by the coding sequence ATGATCGACGTACAACACATCTACAAGACCTTCTTCGTCCCCCACGAGGTGCAGGCCCTGCACGACGTCTCCTACCACGTCAATCCCGGCGAGGTGGTCGTGGTCATCGGCCCGTCCGGGTCCGGCAAGTCCACCTTCCTGCGCTGCCTGAACCGGCTGGAGAAGGCCGACTCGGGCCACATCATGATCGACGGCGTGGACGTCCTGAACCCCAAGACCAACATCAACAAGGTGCGCATGGAGGTGGGCATGGTCTTCCAGTCCTTCAACCTCTTCCCGCACCTGACCGTGCTGGAAAACGTCACCGTGGGCCAGACCTCGGTGCGCAAGCGGGGCAGGAAGGAATCGGCGGAAACGGCCATGACCCTGCTCAACAAGGTCGGCATCCACGCCAAGGCCGACAACTACCCCGGCCAGCTGTCCGGCGGCCAGCAGCAGCGCGTGGCCATCGCCCGCGCCCTGGCCATGAACCCCAAGGTCATGCTCTTCGACGAGCCGACCTCGGCGCTCGACCCCGAAATGGTCGGCGAGGTCCTGGACGTCATGAAGACCCTGGCCCGCGAAGGCATGACCATGGTCGTGGTCACCCACGAGATGGGCTTTGCCCGCGAAGTGGCCGACCAGGTGGTCTTCATGGACGAGGGCAAGATCGTCGAAGTAGGCACCCCTGAACACTTCTTCACCAACCCCCAGAACGACCGGACCAAGCTCTTCCTGAGCCAGATCCTCTAG
- a CDS encoding amino acid ABC transporter permease produces MTDTKKVVPRKGVDKNTIWKAVYAVSLIAVCFGFYWATTQTNYIWRWNRIPQYFYYVDTVKVTAQIEGEVASISHKGGESVVIVEGGGTSEFYTVPGSNILVDKGDTLYMGDTIGTYQEGKMGMLMHGLLITVEVSFVSIILGILLGLFTGLARVSQNPFLKWSAITYIELIRGTPLLVQIIMWYFVLGTIINNLLALSGLPQVPSLWFGVASLAIFAGAYVAEIVRAGIQSIHRGQMEAARSLGMTKSKAMVKIILPQAFKRILPPLAGQFISLIKDSSLLGVIAIPELTKATREAVTTSLMPYELWFVCALMYLVITFTLSMFVQYLEKRTAEA; encoded by the coding sequence ATGACTGATACGAAGAAGGTCGTCCCCCGAAAAGGGGTCGACAAGAATACCATATGGAAGGCCGTGTACGCGGTGTCGCTCATCGCCGTCTGCTTCGGCTTCTACTGGGCCACGACCCAGACCAATTACATCTGGCGATGGAACCGGATTCCCCAATATTTCTACTACGTCGACACCGTCAAGGTGACCGCCCAGATCGAAGGCGAAGTCGCCTCTATCTCCCACAAGGGCGGCGAATCCGTGGTCATCGTCGAAGGCGGCGGCACCTCGGAGTTCTACACCGTCCCCGGATCGAACATCCTGGTCGACAAGGGCGACACCCTGTACATGGGCGACACCATCGGGACGTACCAGGAAGGGAAAATGGGCATGCTCATGCATGGCCTGCTGATCACCGTCGAGGTCAGTTTCGTTTCCATCATCCTCGGCATCCTGCTCGGCCTGTTCACCGGCCTGGCCCGCGTTTCGCAGAACCCATTCCTGAAATGGTCCGCCATCACCTACATCGAACTGATCCGGGGCACCCCGCTGCTGGTCCAGATCATCATGTGGTACTTCGTGCTCGGCACCATCATCAACAATCTCCTGGCGCTGTCCGGGCTGCCGCAGGTTCCCTCGCTGTGGTTCGGCGTCGCGTCCCTGGCCATCTTCGCCGGGGCCTATGTGGCCGAGATCGTCCGAGCGGGCATCCAGTCCATCCACAGGGGCCAGATGGAAGCCGCCCGGTCCCTGGGCATGACCAAGTCCAAGGCCATGGTCAAGATCATCCTGCCCCAGGCGTTCAAGCGCATCCTGCCCCCGCTGGCGGGCCAGTTCATCAGCCTGATCAAGGACTCCTCGCTGCTCGGCGTCATCGCCATCCCCGAACTGACCAAGGCCACGCGCGAGGCGGTGACCACCAGCCTGATGCCCTACGAACTGTGGTTCGTCTGCGCCCTGATGTACCTGGTCATCACCTTCACGCTGTCCATGTTCGTCCAATACCTTGAAAAGCGGACTGCGGAGGCCTAG
- a CDS encoding transporter substrate-binding domain-containing protein, with protein sequence MKRIIALVAALSTLIFLFACSQQPAQQAEAPKQDVNVRLELQKASTLEKIVQRGTLRVGLEAGYMPFEMTDKKGTVVGFDVDMVTEMAKAMGVKLEIVNTAWDGIIPGLLSDKYDLIASGMTINQERNLKVNFANPYIVVGQTALIAAQSADKIQTWKDLNNEGVVITSKLGTTGEQAAKRLFPKATYKSFEMEDQAMLETLNGKADATVYDLPMTSIFFAQRGKEAGMKFLNEPFTYEPLGWAINKGDPDFLNWLNNFIVQIRNDGRYERIYNKWFGSNDWYADIQ encoded by the coding sequence ATGAAACGGATTATTGCCCTCGTTGCTGCTCTTAGCACCCTGATTTTTCTTTTTGCCTGCAGCCAGCAGCCCGCGCAGCAGGCTGAGGCTCCCAAGCAGGACGTGAACGTCCGCCTGGAACTGCAGAAGGCTTCCACCCTGGAAAAGATCGTCCAGCGCGGCACCCTGCGCGTGGGTCTCGAAGCCGGCTACATGCCCTTCGAGATGACCGACAAGAAAGGCACCGTCGTCGGCTTCGACGTGGACATGGTCACAGAGATGGCCAAGGCCATGGGCGTGAAGCTCGAAATCGTCAACACCGCCTGGGACGGCATCATCCCCGGCCTGCTCTCCGACAAGTATGACCTCATCGCCTCCGGCATGACCATCAACCAGGAGCGCAACCTGAAGGTCAACTTCGCCAACCCGTACATCGTCGTCGGCCAGACCGCCCTGATCGCCGCCCAGTCCGCGGACAAGATCCAGACCTGGAAGGACCTGAACAACGAGGGCGTGGTCATCACCTCCAAGCTCGGCACCACCGGCGAGCAGGCTGCCAAGCGCCTCTTCCCCAAGGCCACCTACAAGTCCTTCGAGATGGAAGACCAGGCCATGCTGGAAACCCTGAACGGCAAGGCCGACGCCACCGTCTACGACCTGCCCATGACCTCCATCTTCTTCGCCCAGCGCGGCAAGGAAGCCGGCATGAAGTTCCTGAACGAGCCCTTCACCTACGAGCCCCTGGGCTGGGCCATCAACAAGGGTGATCCGGACTTCCTGAACTGGCTGAACAACTTCATCGTTCAGATCCGCAATGACGGCCGTTACGAGCGTATCTACAACAAGTGGTTCGGCTCCAACGACTGGTACGCCGACATCCAGTAG
- a CDS encoding hybrid sensor histidine kinase/response regulator, producing the protein MPTENILLVEDDPLAQLDIKAALKRAGYGIMAQTSTGEEAIELADRLQPDVVLMDVHLEGEMDGLEAASEIRRRFDIPIIFLTVAVDDETLHWAKISGPFGYLVKPVDNNELRSAIEVGLYRHQMERELRKATRAAEAANRAKTSFLATVSHELRTPMNGVLGMTELLLMSDLEDPYRESVQLIKESSMALLSVLNQIIDYSRLETSQLRLRTIDFRLEDMISGVLSQHQRAAKAKGVTLKYTLDPAIPGWLRGDSAKLRQVLGNLLSNAVKYTVTGQILVDVSPATSGEVRIGPEEGLAVQMLVQDTGIGIPKDKLHEIFESFKQAEDHLCHTTGGLGLGLAIVSRIVAFLEGSVRCSSIEGQGSTFSVIVPLEYSRYEQKSPSTLVLGEDSPLKGISVLVAEDDLVNQRYLVRLLEKMGCKTVLVEDGEQAVETLKEQRFDLVLMDVEMPRMNGLEATRLIRRPETGCLDPKVPVVALTARAMWGDEQRCIHAGMDDYVSKPVDIDTVAAIIQSTLEKA; encoded by the coding sequence ATGCCGACCGAGAACATATTGCTCGTCGAAGACGACCCCCTGGCGCAGTTGGACATAAAGGCGGCCCTCAAGCGGGCCGGATACGGCATCATGGCCCAGACCTCGACCGGGGAAGAGGCAATCGAGCTTGCGGACAGGCTGCAGCCCGACGTGGTGCTCATGGACGTGCACCTGGAAGGGGAGATGGACGGCCTGGAGGCGGCCAGCGAGATCCGCCGCCGGTTCGACATCCCGATCATCTTTCTGACCGTGGCCGTGGACGACGAGACCCTGCACTGGGCCAAGATTTCCGGTCCGTTCGGCTACCTGGTCAAGCCTGTGGACAACAACGAGCTGCGGTCGGCCATCGAGGTGGGGCTCTACCGGCACCAGATGGAGCGGGAGCTGCGCAAGGCGACCCGCGCGGCCGAGGCGGCCAACCGGGCCAAGACCTCGTTTCTGGCCACGGTGAGCCACGAACTGCGCACCCCCATGAACGGCGTGCTCGGCATGACCGAGCTGCTGCTCATGTCCGACCTGGAGGACCCGTACCGGGAGAGCGTCCAACTGATCAAGGAATCCTCCATGGCCCTGCTGTCGGTGCTCAACCAGATCATCGACTACTCCCGGCTGGAGACCAGCCAGCTTCGGCTGCGGACCATCGATTTCCGCCTGGAGGACATGATCTCAGGGGTTCTGTCCCAGCACCAGCGGGCGGCCAAGGCAAAGGGCGTGACCCTCAAGTACACCCTGGACCCGGCCATTCCCGGCTGGCTGCGCGGGGATTCGGCCAAGCTGCGCCAGGTGCTCGGCAACCTGCTGAGCAACGCCGTGAAGTACACCGTCACCGGGCAGATTCTGGTGGACGTCTCGCCCGCAACCAGCGGTGAAGTGCGCATCGGCCCCGAGGAGGGGCTGGCGGTGCAGATGCTGGTGCAGGACACGGGCATCGGCATTCCCAAGGACAAGCTCCACGAGATCTTCGAGAGCTTCAAGCAGGCCGAGGACCATTTGTGCCACACCACCGGCGGGCTGGGGCTGGGACTGGCCATCGTCAGCCGCATCGTGGCCTTCCTGGAAGGCTCGGTGCGCTGTTCCAGCATCGAGGGGCAGGGCAGCACCTTCTCGGTCATCGTTCCCCTGGAATACAGCCGGTACGAGCAGAAGTCGCCCTCGACCCTGGTCCTGGGCGAGGATTCGCCGCTGAAGGGAATTTCTGTCCTGGTGGCCGAGGACGACCTGGTCAACCAGCGCTACCTGGTGCGGCTGCTCGAAAAGATGGGCTGCAAGACGGTTCTGGTCGAAGACGGTGAACAGGCCGTGGAAACCCTCAAGGAACAGCGGTTCGACCTGGTGCTCATGGACGTGGAGATGCCGCGCATGAACGGGCTGGAGGCCACCCGGCTGATCCGCAGGCCGGAGACCGGCTGTCTCGATCCCAAGGTGCCGGTCGTGGCGCTGACCGCGCGGGCCATGTGGGGCGACGAGCAGCGGTGCATCCACGCGGGGATGGACGATTACGTTTCCAAGCCGGTTGACATTGACACCGTGGCCGCAATCATACAATCAACTCTGGAGAAGGCATAA
- a CDS encoding AI-2E family transporter produces MSDMKQPTPMLNGGIYKVFLIILLLFSLYLGFALVEPFMHTMIFSTVLAVLFTPVFNWALKLVGGRRAVASAMTVGIIVFALLLPMTFLFMALISQGVDSLVSLNAWIAQGAYKPFVSMEALDHYLSVLHEQLPFLRLDEVQLQASVLQYSREFAQSMLSFGTQLARNGAKMILHFLLMVFILFYFLRDGTKMVAYIKHLSPLRPKQEDYIIDSLKRVARGVLMGCLLVAVLQGFAGGIGLAIAGIPAFFWGGMMALSSLIPVLGTGLVWAPAVGYLFLSGEWKMALFLALWCGIFVVGIDTILRPIFMREAARVSTFYIFIAILGGIYSFGMLGIFYGPLILSFVMVMLQIYLDEYAEDLDDHEEAC; encoded by the coding sequence ATGAGCGACATGAAACAACCGACCCCGATGCTCAACGGCGGCATCTACAAGGTCTTTTTGATCATCCTGCTGCTGTTCTCGCTCTATCTGGGATTTGCCCTGGTGGAGCCGTTCATGCACACCATGATCTTCTCCACCGTCCTGGCCGTGCTCTTCACGCCGGTCTTCAACTGGGCGTTGAAACTCGTCGGGGGGCGACGGGCCGTGGCCTCGGCCATGACCGTGGGAATCATCGTCTTCGCGCTGCTCCTGCCCATGACCTTCCTGTTCATGGCTCTGATCAGCCAGGGCGTGGACTCCCTGGTCTCCCTGAACGCCTGGATCGCCCAGGGGGCGTACAAGCCGTTCGTGAGCATGGAGGCCCTGGATCACTATCTGTCCGTGCTCCACGAGCAACTGCCGTTCCTGCGCCTCGACGAGGTGCAGCTCCAGGCCAGCGTGCTCCAGTATTCCCGCGAGTTCGCGCAGTCCATGCTCTCCTTCGGCACCCAGCTGGCCCGCAACGGGGCCAAGATGATCCTGCACTTCCTGCTTATGGTCTTCATCCTGTTCTACTTCCTGCGCGACGGGACCAAGATGGTGGCCTACATCAAGCATCTCTCGCCCCTGCGTCCCAAGCAGGAGGACTACATCATCGACAGCCTCAAGCGGGTGGCGCGCGGCGTGCTCATGGGCTGCCTGCTGGTGGCCGTGCTCCAGGGGTTCGCGGGCGGCATAGGGCTGGCCATAGCCGGCATCCCGGCCTTTTTCTGGGGCGGCATGATGGCCCTTTCCTCGCTCATTCCGGTGCTCGGCACCGGTCTGGTCTGGGCCCCTGCCGTGGGCTACCTGTTCCTCTCCGGCGAGTGGAAGATGGCCCTGTTCCTGGCGCTGTGGTGCGGTATCTTCGTGGTCGGCATCGACACCATCCTGCGACCCATCTTCATGCGCGAGGCCGCGCGGGTCTCGACCTTCTACATCTTCATCGCCATCCTCGGCGGCATCTACTCCTTCGGCATGCTCGGCATCTTTTATGGCCCGCTCATTCTCAGCTTCGTGATGGTCATGCTCCAGATCTACCTGGATGAATACGCCGAGGATCTGGACGACCACGAAGAGGCGTGCTGA
- a CDS encoding murein transglycosylase A translates to MMQRTIAFLCLALLLLGAGCGPETPRPLPVPEEPTYVPVDRDDAEDLAALLSPGSQGLCSWSDLRPGIEQNLRYIRTRPGDAVCVRQPGLLLTWSQLEASVSELLATLDELDGDPELLAERFQWFKLEPGTLLTGYYEPWLAASLTPDETHKYPLYGVPDDLKVIDLGRFHPRWAGQKLVYRVDGDGIEPYHDRAAIDGAGALDGQGSEIAWAADPVDVFFLQVQGSGRLDLPDGSYKHILYDGKNGLQYVSIGRVLIEKGFVPKEEMSMQRIRSFLDENPDVARDILFANPSYVFFRLSDEGPFGSIGSILTPRVSVAVDRRMIPLGSVVALKTALMDYAEGESKPFFSLVLAQDTGGAIQDTRVDLFCGTGVEAETLAGHLQERAEVYMPISRRVLDSLPNNLE, encoded by the coding sequence ATGATGCAGCGAACGATCGCCTTTTTGTGCCTGGCCCTCCTGCTGCTCGGTGCGGGTTGCGGCCCGGAGACCCCGCGCCCCCTACCCGTGCCCGAGGAGCCAACCTATGTGCCCGTGGACCGGGACGACGCCGAGGATCTGGCGGCCCTGTTGTCGCCCGGGTCGCAGGGGCTCTGCTCCTGGTCGGACCTGCGGCCCGGCATCGAGCAAAACCTGCGCTACATCCGCACCCGGCCGGGCGACGCGGTCTGCGTCAGGCAGCCGGGGCTGCTCCTGACCTGGAGCCAGCTCGAGGCCTCGGTCTCCGAACTGCTCGCCACCCTGGACGAACTGGACGGCGACCCGGAACTGCTGGCCGAGCGGTTCCAGTGGTTCAAGCTGGAGCCGGGGACCCTGCTGACCGGGTACTACGAGCCGTGGCTGGCCGCCTCGCTGACCCCGGACGAGACCCACAAGTATCCGCTCTACGGCGTTCCCGACGACCTCAAGGTCATCGACCTGGGCCGCTTCCATCCTCGCTGGGCCGGGCAGAAGCTGGTCTACCGGGTGGACGGCGACGGGATCGAGCCGTACCACGACCGCGCGGCCATCGACGGCGCCGGCGCGCTGGACGGGCAGGGCAGCGAGATAGCCTGGGCCGCCGACCCGGTGGACGTGTTCTTTCTCCAGGTCCAGGGCTCGGGCCGGCTGGACCTGCCCGACGGCAGCTACAAGCACATCCTCTACGACGGCAAGAACGGGCTGCAATACGTCTCCATCGGCCGCGTGCTGATCGAGAAGGGGTTCGTGCCCAAGGAGGAGATGTCCATGCAGCGCATCCGCTCCTTCCTGGACGAGAACCCGGACGTGGCCCGGGATATCCTGTTCGCCAACCCCAGCTATGTCTTTTTCCGGCTCTCGGACGAGGGGCCGTTCGGGTCCATCGGCTCCATCCTGACCCCGCGCGTCAGCGTGGCCGTGGACCGGCGCATGATCCCCCTGGGGAGCGTCGTGGCGCTCAAGACGGCGCTCATGGACTATGCCGAAGGGGAGTCCAAGCCGTTCTTCTCCCTGGTCCTGGCCCAGGACACGGGCGGGGCGATCCAGGACACGCGCGTGGACCTGTTCTGCGGCACGGGCGTGGAGGCCGAGACCCTGGCGGGCCATCTCCAGGAGCGCGCCGAGGTCTATATGCCGATCTCCAGGCGGGTCCTGGATTCCCTGCCGAACAATTTGGAATAA
- a CDS encoding type II toxin-antitoxin system HicB family antitoxin, whose amino-acid sequence MQYVALFEEDRRGFSVTFPDFPDCTTFGEDLDEAVDNAHEALAMFAEELIEAGQLLPTPTNKKDLLAQPENKGKKGINISVEGDGSDFEEFEMVMHVHLLARIEKYCREYGVSPADFLAAAARLAIKTDVFAD is encoded by the coding sequence ATGCAATACGTGGCGCTGTTTGAAGAGGACAGACGTGGTTTCTCCGTGACTTTCCCGGATTTTCCGGACTGCACGACCTTTGGCGAGGACCTGGACGAGGCCGTGGACAATGCCCACGAAGCCCTGGCCATGTTCGCCGAAGAGCTGATTGAGGCGGGTCAACTCCTGCCCACCCCGACAAACAAGAAGGATTTGCTCGCCCAACCCGAAAACAAGGGGAAAAAGGGCATCAATATCTCGGTTGAAGGGGACGGAAGTGATTTCGAGGAGTTCGAAATGGTCATGCACGTTCATCTTCTGGCCCGAATCGAGAAGTATTGCCGCGAGTATGGGGTTTCACCGGCCGATTTTTTGGCCGCTGCGGCGAGATTGGCGATTAAAACAGATGTTTTTGCCGATTAG
- a CDS encoding glutamate synthase — MCRLFALTSRDPVSPMRAIDALNVMKEGHDGSGVGLFLSGLGGPWEELKEYPILSGIFTEDGLVQVFDYMAKKGFQSKFSVTFKPDIEPPVGTPKRGTYASIAYKVPDDWKGLTKEQADRNLVQTRLNLRAMGEEGGDIMVFSFWPDTIMIKEVGDPLAIAEYLKLDREELYARHILAQGRQNTNYAINLYACHPFFIEGISTMTNGENTAFVPIREYLMSRGVTGYQGYQSDSEVFTHIAHFATRKLGLDISSYKHVITPMNDEEMADHPDREFLVSLKRSCRKLIIDGPNCVIGCLPDGSMFMAQDRKKLRPGVVGGNPELGIYGFSSEICGLNAAIPDRDRTKDFQPMHLDTAIVGPDCREVLQCSQKDPLRLRH, encoded by the coding sequence ATGTGCCGTTTATTCGCGCTCACAAGCCGTGACCCCGTGTCGCCCATGCGAGCCATCGACGCCCTCAACGTCATGAAGGAGGGCCACGACGGCTCCGGCGTGGGACTGTTCCTTTCCGGTCTGGGCGGACCGTGGGAGGAGCTCAAGGAGTACCCCATCCTTTCCGGAATCTTTACCGAGGACGGGTTGGTGCAGGTGTTCGACTATATGGCGAAGAAAGGATTCCAATCCAAATTCTCCGTGACCTTCAAGCCCGACATCGAACCGCCTGTCGGTACCCCCAAGCGCGGCACCTACGCCTCCATCGCCTACAAGGTGCCTGACGACTGGAAGGGACTGACGAAGGAACAGGCGGACCGCAACCTGGTCCAGACGCGCCTGAACCTGCGCGCCATGGGCGAGGAGGGCGGGGACATTATGGTCTTCTCCTTCTGGCCCGACACCATCATGATAAAGGAAGTGGGCGACCCGCTGGCCATCGCCGAGTACCTCAAGCTCGACCGCGAGGAGCTCTACGCGCGCCACATCCTGGCCCAGGGGCGGCAGAATACCAACTACGCCATCAACCTCTATGCCTGCCATCCCTTCTTCATCGAGGGCATCTCGACCATGACCAACGGCGAGAACACCGCCTTCGTGCCCATCCGCGAGTACCTCATGTCGCGCGGGGTCACCGGGTACCAGGGCTACCAGTCCGATTCCGAGGTCTTCACCCACATCGCCCACTTTGCCACCCGGAAGCTCGGCCTGGACATCAGCTCCTACAAGCACGTCATCACCCCCATGAACGACGAGGAGATGGCCGACCATCCGGACCGCGAGTTCCTGGTCAGCCTCAAGCGCTCCTGCCGCAAGCTGATCATCGACGGCCCCAACTGCGTCATCGGCTGTCTGCCCGACGGCTCCATGTTCATGGCCCAGGATCGCAAGAAGCTCCGGCCCGGCGTGGTCGGCGGCAACCCCGAGCTCGGCATCTACGGATTCTCCTCCGAGATCTGCGGGCTCAACGCCGCCATCCCCGACCGCGACAGGACCAAGGATTTTCAACCCATGCATCTCGACACGGCGATCGTCGGACCCGATTGCCGGGAGGTTCTCCAATGCTCTCAGAAAGACCCATTACGCCTTCGACACTAA
- a CDS encoding glutamate synthase-related protein, whose protein sequence is MLSERPITPSTLSRKDLPWQIKWDINTCTKCGRCTSVCPVNAIELGVFRKRDVKPPMGLSAKPTTEFSTFYGIRQRTDPAYACIGCAMCNMVCPNNAIEPTRQYDSTTLQFQNNRGGQPRTRGGRRNNSESLLDQLKFIRISMLTDPALDAGRHEFEMRTLLGRVLSPEAELQCFRDNGWKPPVREIYPLVIGGMSFGALSPNMWEGLQMGVAYLNEELNMPVRMCTGEGGCPPRLLRSRFLKYVILQIASGYFGWDEIIHAIPDMKEDPCAIEIKYGQGAKPGDGGLLMWYKVNKLIAAIRGVPKGVSLPSPPTHQTKYSIEEAVAKMIQSMSMAWGFRVPVYPKISASSTSLAVLNNLVRNPYAAGLAIDGEDGGTGAAYNVSMNHMGHPIASNLRDCYKALCVAGAQNEIPLIAGGGIGKHGNLAANAGALIMLGASMVQIGKYVMQAGAGCLGSEKDRCNVCNIGVCPKGITSQDPRVYRRLDPEKVAERVVDFYLSFDTELRKVFAPLGRSTSLPVGMSDALGISDKDAADRLDIKYVI, encoded by the coding sequence ATGCTCTCAGAAAGACCCATTACGCCTTCGACACTAAGCCGCAAGGACCTGCCCTGGCAGATCAAGTGGGACATCAACACCTGCACCAAGTGCGGGCGGTGTACCTCGGTCTGCCCGGTCAACGCCATCGAGCTGGGCGTGTTCCGCAAGCGGGACGTGAAGCCGCCCATGGGGCTGTCGGCCAAGCCGACCACGGAATTCTCCACCTTCTACGGCATCCGCCAGCGGACCGACCCGGCCTACGCCTGCATCGGCTGCGCCATGTGCAACATGGTCTGCCCGAACAACGCCATCGAACCGACCCGCCAGTACGACTCCACCACGCTCCAGTTCCAGAACAACCGGGGCGGGCAGCCCCGGACGCGCGGCGGCCGGAGGAACAATTCCGAATCCCTGCTGGACCAGCTCAAGTTCATCCGCATCTCCATGCTCACCGACCCCGCTCTTGACGCGGGCCGCCACGAGTTCGAGATGCGCACCCTGCTGGGCCGCGTGCTCTCGCCCGAGGCCGAGTTGCAGTGTTTCCGCGACAACGGCTGGAAACCGCCGGTCCGCGAAATCTATCCCCTGGTCATCGGCGGCATGTCCTTCGGCGCGCTCTCCCCGAACATGTGGGAAGGCCTCCAGATGGGCGTGGCCTACCTGAACGAGGAGCTGAACATGCCGGTGCGCATGTGCACGGGCGAGGGCGGCTGTCCGCCGCGCCTGCTGCGCTCCCGGTTCCTCAAGTACGTCATTCTCCAGATCGCCTCGGGCTACTTCGGCTGGGATGAGATCATCCACGCCATCCCGGACATGAAGGAAGACCCCTGCGCCATCGAGATCAAGTACGGCCAGGGCGCCAAGCCCGGCGACGGCGGCCTGCTCATGTGGTACAAGGTGAACAAGCTCATCGCCGCCATCCGCGGCGTGCCCAAGGGCGTGTCCCTGCCCAGCCCGCCGACCCATCAGACCAAGTACTCCATCGAGGAGGCCGTGGCCAAGATGATCCAGTCCATGTCCATGGCCTGGGGCTTCCGCGTGCCGGTCTACCCGAAGATATCCGCCTCCTCCACCTCCCTGGCCGTGCTCAACAACCTGGTCCGCAACCCCTATGCGGCGGGCCTGGCCATCGACGGCGAGGACGGCGGCACCGGCGCGGCCTACAACGTTTCCATGAACCACATGGGCCATCCCATCGCCTCCAACCTGCGCGACTGCTACAAGGCGCTCTGCGTGGCCGGAGCCCAGAACGAGATCCCGCTCATCGCTGGCGGCGGCATCGGCAAGCACGGCAATCTGGCCGCCAACGCGGGCGCGCTGATCATGCTCGGCGCATCCATGGTCCAGATAGGCAAGTACGTCATGCAGGCGGGCGCGGGCTGTCTCGGCTCCGAAAAGGACCGCTGCAACGTCTGCAACATCGGCGTCTGCCCCAAGGGCATCACCTCCCAGGACCCGAGGGTCTACCGCCGCCTCGACCCCGAAAAGGTCGCCGAGAGGGTGGTGGACTTCTACCTGAGCTTCGACACGGAACTGCGCAAGGTGTTCGCACCGCTCGGCCGGTCCACGTCCCTGCCCGTCGGCATGTCCGACGCGCTGGGCATCTCGGACAAGGACGCGGCGGACCGGCTGGACATCAAGTACGTCATCTAA